Proteins from one Paracoccus aminovorans genomic window:
- a CDS encoding type VI secretion system Vgr family protein, whose amino-acid sequence MNAPLRQSERLGRLTTALGPDTLALLRFDGSDHLNELFEYRVEALATRPDLDFDQLIGTHATVEIETRDGPQPFDGIVTQARWAGVGENGHRYDLTLRPWFWLASRRRNQRIFHDKTVIQILTELLADYAQLGDPAVEFQLSQDYPSLEYTVQYRESDLDFARRQMERAGISFHFRHAMGSHTLVLTDDVLAHETIGARPYKSYDGHHQAEGEHFWDWSPERNLTTGAIRLTDYNFKTPDAAMEADRLGDAAHAQGAIESFDYPGDYLAQDVGKIVAGLRTSQERGADRRNRAVGDCASLRAGRRVTLSGDPVPGTGETYLCLSASHHFVSEAYGSGGQGSDGYAFTGSYALMPDTAPMVPPRRTAVPVVHGPQTAMVVGEGEIDCDAFGRILVRFHWDLSGAHSMRCRVSQNWAGAGWGGMVIPRIGMEVVVEFLEGDPDKPLVTGNVFNGRNGVPYELPKHKTRSTFRTKTHDGKGTGRGFNELRFEDEQGEEEIMLHAQRDFHSVVKRDCLSSVARSAFSDIRAERFTRVGGNSVLEAGGTIEIASAKGSVISAGSAGHSGFGFRAIPDNEEPHFDSLKTSLKAMNSALESGGLTLRAETFLVEEVGMSRMSMIGVSSQEVVGQAKTLHAGKVLQMNSGGSMLFATADNMAHEAGDRIDIVCGDSAIRLKADGTIEMTARTIRLKADRIEQN is encoded by the coding sequence ATGAACGCCCCCCTGCGCCAGTCCGAGCGTCTCGGGCGCCTCACCACGGCCCTCGGCCCGGACACGCTGGCGCTGCTGCGTTTCGACGGCAGCGATCACCTGAACGAGCTGTTCGAATACCGCGTCGAGGCGCTCGCCACCCGCCCAGACCTCGACTTCGACCAGCTCATCGGCACCCACGCCACCGTCGAGATCGAGACCCGCGACGGCCCCCAGCCCTTCGACGGCATCGTCACCCAGGCGCGATGGGCCGGCGTGGGCGAGAACGGCCACCGCTACGACCTGACCCTGCGGCCCTGGTTCTGGCTCGCCTCCCGCCGCCGCAACCAGCGGATATTCCACGACAAAACCGTCATCCAGATCCTGACCGAACTGCTTGCCGACTATGCCCAGCTCGGCGACCCGGCGGTCGAGTTCCAGCTGTCGCAGGACTACCCGAGCCTCGAATACACCGTGCAATACCGCGAATCCGACCTCGATTTCGCCCGCCGGCAGATGGAGCGGGCGGGCATCAGCTTCCATTTCCGCCACGCCATGGGCTCGCACACCTTGGTCCTGACCGACGACGTGCTGGCGCATGAGACCATCGGCGCCCGGCCCTACAAGTCCTACGACGGCCACCACCAGGCGGAGGGCGAGCATTTCTGGGACTGGTCGCCCGAGCGCAACCTGACCACCGGCGCCATCCGGCTGACCGACTACAATTTCAAGACCCCCGACGCGGCGATGGAGGCCGACCGCCTGGGCGACGCCGCCCATGCGCAAGGCGCCATCGAGAGCTTTGATTATCCTGGAGATTACCTCGCGCAGGATGTGGGCAAGATCGTGGCCGGGCTGCGGACGTCGCAGGAGCGCGGGGCGGATCGCAGGAACCGCGCGGTGGGCGACTGCGCCAGCTTGCGGGCGGGGCGTCGGGTGACGCTGTCGGGCGATCCGGTGCCGGGGACGGGCGAGACCTATCTGTGCCTCTCGGCCAGCCATCATTTCGTCAGCGAGGCTTATGGCTCGGGCGGCCAGGGCAGCGACGGCTATGCCTTCACCGGGTCCTACGCGTTGATGCCGGACACGGCGCCGATGGTGCCGCCGCGGCGGACAGCGGTGCCGGTGGTGCACGGCCCGCAGACGGCGATGGTGGTGGGCGAGGGCGAGATCGACTGCGACGCGTTCGGCCGCATCCTGGTGCGGTTCCACTGGGACCTGTCGGGGGCGCATTCGATGCGCTGCCGGGTATCGCAGAACTGGGCCGGCGCCGGCTGGGGCGGCATGGTCATCCCCAGGATCGGCATGGAGGTCGTCGTCGAGTTCCTCGAAGGCGATCCGGACAAGCCGCTGGTCACGGGGAACGTCTTCAATGGCAGGAATGGCGTGCCGTATGAGCTGCCCAAGCACAAGACCCGCTCGACCTTCCGGACCAAAACGCATGACGGCAAGGGCACCGGGCGCGGCTTCAACGAGCTGCGATTCGAGGATGAGCAGGGCGAGGAGGAGATCATGCTGCACGCCCAGAGAGATTTTCACAGCGTCGTCAAGCGGGACTGCCTGTCCTCGGTCGCGCGCAGCGCCTTCAGTGACATCCGCGCCGAGAGATTCACCCGCGTCGGCGGCAACTCGGTTCTCGAGGCGGGCGGAACCATCGAGATCGCCTCGGCCAAGGGCTCGGTCATCAGCGCCGGAAGCGCGGGGCACAGCGGCTTCGGCTTTCGCGCCATCCCCGACAACGAGGAACCGCATTTCGATTCGCTCAAGACCAGCCTCAAGGCGATGAATTCGGCCCTGGAATCCGGCGGCCTGACCCTGCGGGCCGAGACCTTCCTGGTCGAGGAAGTGGGCATGTCCCGCATGAGCATGATCGGCGTGTCGTCGCAGGAGGTCGTCGGACAGGCCAAGACGCTGCATGCGGGCAAGGTGCTTCAGATGAACTCGGGCGGCTCGATGCTGTTCGCCACCGCCGACAACATGGCCCATGAGGCCGGCGACAGGATCGACATCGTCTGCGGAGACAGCGCCATCCGGCTGAAGGCGGACGGCACCATCGAAATGACCGCCAGGACGATCCGCCTGAAGGCGGACCGGATCGAGCAGAACTGA
- a CDS encoding OmpA family protein — translation MARLGDGTDRSYKRGAIMGLTVAEAFILLAFCLLLLFSWWQAETERETLAATEVFDGMTEPQKRALVDSLSDGSFRVLQAMKDAGMPPLGPEAYADARDLSRFMSDAELRRLLKGAAELPPDALLSLSDLVEIGDKAAIVQALNRIRKERAAPEDPAEVIAGRIAAAAEAEGALQQALESALGAQIRRAGGSIGPDGTISLPQSVLFDRDDDRIRNPAFLRQFCPVWLRTMRESGVDISELKIEGHASSEGPSGSGRDAAYLYNLGLSQRRAQNALTMCLNSLADGVAQAWARDHLVAVGYSSNRLILNPEGAEDREKSRRVMFSVAVDREQLLQEIGSDLEKAR, via the coding sequence GTGGCGCGACTGGGAGACGGCACCGACCGTAGCTACAAGCGCGGCGCCATCATGGGCCTGACCGTGGCCGAGGCCTTCATCCTGCTGGCCTTCTGCCTGCTCTTGCTGTTCAGCTGGTGGCAGGCCGAGACCGAGCGCGAGACCCTGGCCGCCACCGAGGTCTTCGACGGCATGACCGAGCCGCAGAAGCGCGCGCTGGTCGATTCGCTGTCGGACGGCAGCTTCCGGGTGCTGCAGGCGATGAAGGATGCCGGCATGCCGCCGCTGGGTCCCGAGGCCTATGCCGATGCCCGCGACCTTTCGCGCTTCATGTCGGATGCCGAGCTGCGCCGGCTGCTCAAGGGCGCGGCCGAACTGCCGCCCGATGCGCTGCTGTCGCTGTCGGACCTGGTCGAGATCGGCGACAAGGCCGCCATCGTCCAGGCCCTGAACCGCATCCGCAAGGAACGGGCCGCGCCCGAGGACCCGGCCGAGGTCATCGCCGGCCGCATCGCCGCCGCGGCCGAGGCCGAGGGTGCCCTGCAGCAGGCGCTGGAATCGGCGCTTGGCGCGCAGATCCGCCGGGCGGGCGGCTCGATCGGGCCGGACGGCACCATCAGCCTGCCGCAATCGGTGCTGTTCGACCGCGACGACGACCGCATCCGCAACCCGGCCTTCCTGCGCCAGTTCTGCCCGGTCTGGCTGCGCACCATGCGCGAATCCGGGGTCGATATCTCGGAGTTGAAGATCGAGGGCCACGCTTCGAGCGAAGGCCCCTCGGGCAGCGGCCGCGACGCGGCCTATCTCTACAATCTCGGCCTGTCGCAGCGCCGGGCGCAGAACGCACTGACCATGTGCCTGAACAGCCTTGCCGACGGCGTGGCGCAGGCCTGGGCGCGCGACCACCTCGTCGCGGTCGGCTATTCCTCGAACCGGCTGATCCTGAACCCCGAGGGCGCCGAGGACCGCGAGAAATCGCGCCGGGTCATGTTCTCGGTCGCCGTGGATCGCGAGCAGCTGCTGCAAGAGATCGGCAGCGACCTGGAAAAGGCCCGCTGA
- a CDS encoding LysR family transcriptional regulator — MAHLSWDDLQFFLAVVRERQLSRAGRVLGTSHVTVARRIDRLEQALNTRLFERNPRGYEPTPASLRLIETAERMEEAARQLPQDRGASPGQLRSLRLAMPEGFASLFSTHLLPAFMARFPLLMPELITMPQVLSLSRREADIWITLDPVTNGPYRSQRLADYSLHLYAMPAYLRDAPPIRMPEDLRLHRIIGYIEEMIFAPGLDYLREVHPPLRATVKSSSIFNQLAAVRNGLGVGVLPYYIAAKYPGLQIVLPDQVRLTRTYWLTCHRDLRALGWTESVIAFLAAALHERGKELELDPDIARPPDDGGSSA, encoded by the coding sequence ATGGCACATCTCAGCTGGGACGACCTGCAATTCTTTCTGGCCGTGGTCCGCGAGCGGCAGCTGTCGCGGGCGGGGCGGGTGCTGGGCACCTCGCATGTCACCGTCGCGCGTCGCATCGACCGGCTGGAGCAGGCGCTGAACACCCGCCTGTTCGAGCGCAACCCCCGCGGCTATGAGCCGACGCCGGCCAGCCTGCGCCTGATCGAGACCGCCGAGCGCATGGAGGAGGCCGCGCGGCAGCTGCCGCAGGACCGCGGCGCCAGCCCGGGCCAGCTGCGCTCGCTGCGCCTCGCCATGCCCGAGGGCTTCGCCAGCCTGTTCTCGACCCATCTGCTGCCCGCCTTCATGGCCCGTTTCCCGCTGCTGATGCCCGAGCTGATCACCATGCCGCAGGTGCTGTCGCTGTCCCGGCGCGAGGCCGACATCTGGATCACGCTGGACCCGGTGACGAACGGACCCTATCGCTCGCAGCGGCTGGCGGATTATTCGCTGCATCTCTACGCCATGCCGGCGTATCTGCGCGACGCCCCGCCGATCCGCATGCCCGAGGATCTGCGCCTTCACCGGATCATCGGCTATATCGAGGAGATGATCTTCGCCCCCGGCCTGGACTACCTGCGCGAGGTGCATCCGCCGCTGCGGGCGACGGTGAAAAGCTCCAGCATCTTCAACCAGCTGGCGGCGGTCAGGAACGGGCTGGGGGTCGGGGTGCTGCCCTATTACATCGCGGCGAAATACCCCGGGTTGCAGATCGTGCTGCCCGACCAGGTGCGGCTGACGCGGACTTATTGGCTGACCTGTCACCGCGACTTGCGGGCGCTGGGATGGACCGAGTCGGTGATCGCCTTCCTGGCCGCCGCCCTGCATGAGCGCGGCAAGGAACTGGAGCTGGACCCGGATATAGCGCGGCCGCCCGACGACGGCGGGTCGTCCGCATAG
- a CDS encoding ABC transporter substrate-binding protein, with translation MRKILLTTAALGLAATPVLAEISDGKVKIGILNDQSGVYADFGGKNSVEAARMAVEDFGGKVLDAPIEIVSADHQNKPDIASNIARQWYDTEQVDSIMELTTSSVGLAVQALSLDKKKITINTGAATTELTGAQCTPYGFHWAYDTHMLAVGTGGALVKEGGDSWFFLTADYAFGYSLEENTANFVKENGGTVVGSVRHPLSTTDFSSFLLQAQSSGAKVIGLANAGLDTQNAIKQAAEFGITAGGQKLAALLFTIAEVNGLGAEAAQGLNLTESFYWNRNPESAEFGKRFLERTGSMPNMNHAGTYSAVTQYLKAIQAAGTDETEAVAAKLHEMPVDDVFAQGGKVGPNGRLIKDVYLMEVKAPGDIKEPWDYYNVLATIPGDQAFLDPAKSGCPLVK, from the coding sequence ATGCGCAAGATTCTGCTGACGACCGCAGCACTCGGTCTGGCCGCCACGCCCGTGCTGGCCGAGATTTCGGACGGCAAGGTCAAGATCGGCATCCTGAACGACCAGTCCGGAGTCTATGCCGATTTCGGCGGCAAGAACTCGGTCGAGGCGGCCAGGATGGCGGTCGAGGATTTCGGCGGCAAGGTTCTGGACGCGCCGATCGAGATCGTCAGCGCCGATCACCAGAACAAGCCCGACATCGCCTCGAACATCGCCCGGCAATGGTACGACACCGAGCAGGTCGACAGCATCATGGAGCTGACCACCTCGTCGGTGGGCCTGGCGGTGCAGGCGCTCAGCCTCGACAAGAAGAAGATCACCATCAACACCGGCGCCGCGACCACCGAACTGACCGGCGCGCAATGCACGCCCTACGGGTTCCACTGGGCCTATGACACGCATATGCTGGCCGTCGGCACCGGCGGCGCGCTGGTGAAAGAGGGCGGCGACAGCTGGTTCTTCCTGACCGCCGACTATGCCTTCGGCTATTCGCTGGAAGAAAACACCGCGAATTTCGTCAAGGAGAACGGCGGCACCGTGGTCGGCTCGGTCCGCCATCCGCTGTCCACCACCGATTTCTCGTCCTTCCTCTTGCAGGCGCAAAGCTCGGGCGCCAAGGTGATCGGGCTGGCGAACGCGGGCCTCGACACGCAGAACGCCATCAAGCAGGCGGCGGAATTCGGCATCACCGCCGGGGGGCAGAAGCTGGCGGCGCTGCTCTTCACCATCGCCGAGGTGAACGGGCTGGGCGCCGAGGCCGCGCAGGGGCTGAACCTGACCGAAAGCTTCTACTGGAACCGCAACCCGGAATCGGCCGAATTCGGCAAGCGCTTCCTGGAGCGCACCGGCTCGATGCCGAACATGAACCACGCCGGAACCTATTCGGCGGTGACGCAATATCTCAAGGCCATCCAGGCCGCCGGCACCGACGAGACCGAGGCCGTCGCCGCCAAGCTGCACGAGATGCCGGTGGACGACGTCTTTGCCCAGGGCGGCAAGGTCGGCCCGAACGGTCGGCTGATCAAGGATGTCTACCTGATGGAGGTCAAGGCCCCCGGCGACATCAAGGAGCCTTGGGATTACTACAACGTCCTGGCCACCATCCCCGGCGATCAGGCCTTCCTGGACCCGGCCAAGAGCGGCTGCCCGCTGGTCAAGTGA
- a CDS encoding ABC transporter ATP-binding protein, whose product MEAVAAERTEPRVVLSARGLGKDFAGFTAVNDVDLDVEHARIHALIGPNGAGKTTVFNLLTKFLQPTRGQITLLGQDITQTKPDKVARMGLVRSFQISAVFPNLSVRENVKVALQRPAGLAVQFWLPLSSLDRLNARADALIEQLGLAQYRDHRAADLSYGRKRVLEIATTLALDPEVLLLDEPMAGMGQEDVRMVAEIIREVARTRAVLMVEHNLNVVADICDHVTVLQRGEIIARGDYATVSADPRVRTAYMGSEA is encoded by the coding sequence ATGGAGGCGGTCGCCGCAGAACGGACCGAGCCGCGGGTGGTGCTTTCCGCCCGCGGCCTCGGCAAGGATTTCGCGGGTTTCACGGCGGTGAACGATGTCGATCTGGACGTGGAGCATGCGCGCATCCACGCCCTGATCGGACCGAACGGCGCCGGCAAGACCACGGTCTTCAACCTGCTGACCAAGTTCCTGCAACCGACGCGGGGCCAGATCACGCTGCTGGGGCAGGACATCACCCAGACCAAGCCCGACAAGGTGGCGCGGATGGGGTTGGTGCGCAGCTTCCAGATCTCGGCCGTCTTCCCGAACCTGTCGGTGCGCGAGAACGTCAAGGTCGCCCTGCAGCGCCCCGCCGGGCTGGCGGTGCAGTTCTGGCTGCCGCTGTCGTCGCTCGACCGGCTGAACGCCCGGGCGGACGCGCTGATCGAGCAGCTGGGCCTGGCGCAATACCGCGACCACCGCGCCGCCGACCTGTCCTATGGCAGGAAGCGCGTCCTGGAGATCGCGACCACGCTGGCCTTGGACCCCGAGGTGCTGCTTCTGGATGAGCCGATGGCCGGCATGGGCCAGGAGGACGTGCGCATGGTGGCCGAGATCATCCGCGAGGTCGCCCGCACCCGCGCCGTGCTGATGGTGGAACACAACCTCAACGTCGTCGCCGACATCTGCGACCACGTCACCGTGCTGCAACGGGGCGAGATCATCGCGCGGGGCGACTACGCCACCGTCTCGGCCGATCCCCGCGTGCGCACCGCCTACATGGGGTCCGAGGCATGA
- a CDS encoding ABC transporter ATP-binding protein encodes MSALLQVENLQAWYGESHVLHGVTMHVNQGEMICILGRNGMGKTTTLRSIMGILRKRTGRITFAGRDMMALPLHKTARAGLGFIPEERGIFASLSVEENLMLPPKVAEGGMSVEEIYALFPNLHERRLSPGTKLSGGEQQMLALARILRTGARCLLLDEPTEGLAPVIIQAIGEVLVKLKARGMTVVLVEQNFRFAAKVADRFYLMDHGRMTAEFPVADLAGQMDLLHRELGV; translated from the coding sequence ATGAGCGCGCTTCTGCAAGTCGAGAACCTGCAGGCCTGGTATGGCGAAAGCCACGTCCTGCACGGCGTCACCATGCATGTGAACCAGGGCGAGATGATCTGCATCCTGGGCCGCAACGGCATGGGCAAGACCACCACCCTGCGCAGCATCATGGGCATCCTAAGGAAGCGCACCGGACGCATTACCTTCGCCGGCCGAGACATGATGGCGCTGCCCCTGCACAAGACCGCCCGCGCCGGCCTGGGCTTCATCCCCGAGGAGCGCGGCATCTTCGCCAGCCTCTCGGTCGAGGAAAACCTCATGCTGCCGCCGAAGGTCGCCGAGGGCGGCATGTCGGTCGAAGAGATCTATGCGCTGTTCCCGAACCTGCACGAGCGGCGCCTGAGCCCCGGCACCAAACTGTCGGGCGGCGAGCAGCAGATGCTGGCGCTGGCCCGCATCCTGCGCACCGGGGCGCGCTGCCTTTTGCTGGACGAGCCGACCGAGGGCCTGGCCCCGGTCATCATCCAGGCCATCGGCGAGGTGCTGGTCAAGCTCAAGGCCCGCGGCATGACCGTGGTGCTGGTCGAGCAGAACTTTCGCTTCGCCGCCAAGGTCGCCGACCGCTTCTACCTGATGGACCACGGCCGCATGACGGCGGAATTCCCCGTGGCCGACCTGGCCGGTCAGATGGACCTGCTGCATCGCGAACTGGGGGTGTGA
- a CDS encoding branched-chain amino acid ABC transporter permease produces the protein MTMIFGVPLQALMGQLLVGLINGSFYALLSLGLAIIFGLLRVINFAHGAQYMLGAFAALLLLNWGGINYWLALILAPLIVGLLAAVVEKTMLSRLYKLDHLYGLLFTFGLALAIEGTFRYFFGASGKPYAAPGQLTGAVNLGFMFLPIYRGWVVVASLAVCIGVWLLIEKTKLGAYLRAATENPTLVQAFGVNVPLLLTLTYALGAGLAGFAGVLAAPVYQVSPLMGSNLIIIVFAVVVVGGMGSILGAIVTGYLLGVVEGLTKVFYPEASNIVIFVIMAIVLILRPAGLFGKEA, from the coding sequence ATGACCATGATCTTCGGCGTGCCCCTGCAAGCCCTGATGGGGCAGCTGCTGGTCGGGCTCATCAACGGCAGCTTCTACGCGCTCCTGTCCCTGGGCCTCGCCATCATCTTCGGCCTGCTGCGCGTCATCAACTTCGCCCATGGCGCGCAATACATGCTGGGCGCCTTCGCGGCGCTGCTGCTTCTGAACTGGGGCGGCATCAACTACTGGCTGGCGCTGATCCTGGCGCCGCTGATCGTCGGGCTGCTCGCGGCGGTGGTCGAAAAGACCATGCTGTCGCGGCTCTACAAGCTCGACCATCTCTACGGTCTCTTGTTCACCTTCGGCCTGGCGCTGGCGATCGAGGGCACCTTCCGCTATTTCTTCGGCGCCTCGGGCAAGCCCTATGCCGCGCCCGGGCAGCTGACCGGGGCGGTGAACCTGGGCTTCATGTTCCTGCCGATCTATCGTGGCTGGGTCGTCGTCGCCTCGCTCGCGGTCTGCATCGGGGTCTGGCTCCTGATCGAGAAGACCAAGCTCGGCGCCTATCTGCGCGCCGCGACCGAGAACCCCACACTGGTGCAGGCCTTCGGCGTCAACGTGCCCTTGCTCTTGACCCTGACCTATGCGCTCGGCGCGGGGCTCGCCGGTTTCGCCGGGGTGCTGGCGGCGCCGGTCTATCAGGTCTCGCCCCTGATGGGCTCGAACCTGATCATCATCGTCTTCGCGGTGGTGGTGGTAGGCGGCATGGGCTCGATCCTGGGCGCCATCGTCACCGGCTACCTGCTGGGCGTGGTCGAGGGGCTGACCAAGGTCTTCTACCCCGAAGCCTCGAACATCGTGATCTTCGTCATCATGGCCATCGTCCTGATCCTGCGGCCCGCGGGCCTTTTCGGAAAGGAGGCCTGA
- a CDS encoding branched-chain amino acid ABC transporter permease: MAGNPVPTETVAVHPQAGRIQLALVALALVALLIVPHVLYPIFLMKLLCFALFASAFNLLLGYTGLLSFGHAAFFGGAAYFTAHAVKVWGWPPEAGLALGVAGAALLGLVMGAIAIRRQGIYFAMITLALAQMFFFFCLQARFTHGEDGIQSVPRGHLFGVIDLSQTMNMYYFVLAVFVIGLLIIWRFVNSPFGMILKSIRENEQRAISLGYSVARYKLGAFVMSAALAGLAGGLKALVFQFATLTDVAWQMSGEVILMTLLGGIGTLFGPIVGAGLVVSLQNYLATSDFPVTIITGLVFMVCVLLFRRGLVGEFFASRIGRKMGFRAET; this comes from the coding sequence ATGGCCGGCAACCCCGTCCCGACCGAAACCGTCGCGGTCCATCCGCAGGCCGGCCGCATCCAGCTGGCGCTGGTTGCCCTTGCGCTGGTCGCGCTGCTGATCGTGCCGCACGTGCTTTATCCGATCTTCCTGATGAAGCTCCTGTGCTTTGCGCTCTTCGCCTCGGCCTTCAACCTGCTTCTGGGCTATACCGGCCTTTTGTCCTTCGGCCATGCCGCCTTCTTCGGGGGCGCGGCCTATTTCACCGCCCATGCGGTGAAGGTCTGGGGCTGGCCGCCCGAGGCGGGGCTGGCTCTGGGCGTCGCCGGCGCCGCGCTTCTGGGGCTGGTGATGGGCGCCATCGCCATCCGCCGCCAGGGCATCTATTTCGCCATGATCACGCTGGCGCTCGCGCAGATGTTCTTCTTCTTCTGCCTACAGGCCCGCTTCACCCATGGCGAGGACGGCATCCAGTCCGTGCCGCGCGGGCATCTGTTCGGGGTGATCGACCTGAGCCAGACCATGAACATGTATTACTTCGTGCTGGCGGTCTTCGTGATCGGGCTCTTGATCATCTGGCGCTTCGTGAACTCGCCCTTCGGCATGATCCTGAAGTCGATCCGGGAAAACGAGCAGCGCGCGATCTCGCTGGGCTATTCGGTGGCGCGCTACAAGCTGGGGGCCTTCGTGATGTCGGCGGCGCTGGCCGGGCTTGCCGGCGGCCTCAAGGCGCTGGTCTTTCAGTTCGCCACCCTGACCGACGTGGCCTGGCAGATGTCGGGCGAGGTCATCCTGATGACGCTCCTGGGCGGCATCGGCACGCTCTTCGGCCCCATCGTCGGCGCCGGCCTGGTGGTCAGCCTGCAGAACTACCTGGCCACCTCCGACTTCCCCGTCACCATCATCACCGGCCTTGTCTTCATGGTCTGCGTGCTGCTGTTCCGGCGCGGGCTGGTGGGCGAATTCTTCGCATCCAGAATCGGCAGAAAAATGGGGTTCAGGGCGGAAACCTGA
- a CDS encoding GMC family oxidoreductase: protein MESYDYIVVGAGSAGCVLANRLSADPRNRVLLLEAGGRDNYHWIHIPVGYLYCIGNPRTDWGFRTAEEPGLNGRSLIYPRGRVLGGCSSINGMIYMRGQAADYDHWRQLGCTGWCWDDVLPLFRAQEDHYHGADDMHGAGGELRVETARVRWAVLDAFMDAAEQAGIPRTPDFNRGDNEGGGYFDVTQKGGWRWSTARAFLRPARNRPNLRILTGALVERLLIEAGEVRGVAFHHQGRRIQASAQRETVLAAGAIGSVQILEHSGVGRGAVLQAAGIAPLAEVDALGENLQDHLQLRMVYKVSGVPTLNEKASHLMGKAAIGLEYLLKRSGPMSMAPSQLGIFTRSGPDKATADLEYHVQPVSLDKFGDPVHPFPAMTASVCNLRPESRGSVHVTGPDVRAHPAIRPNYLSAAADREVAVRAIRLTRKIAAQPAFNRFDPQEYLPGIAFQTEDDLVKAAGAIGTTIFHPVGTCRMGADPESVVDPRLRMRALGRLRIADASIMPVITSGNTNAPVMMIAEKAARMMLEDARG, encoded by the coding sequence ATGGAAAGCTATGACTATATCGTCGTCGGCGCCGGCAGCGCCGGATGCGTGCTGGCCAACCGTCTCAGCGCCGACCCGCGCAACCGGGTGCTGCTGCTGGAGGCCGGGGGCCGCGACAATTATCACTGGATCCACATCCCGGTCGGCTATCTCTACTGCATCGGCAACCCGCGCACCGACTGGGGCTTTCGCACCGCCGAGGAGCCGGGGCTGAACGGCCGCTCGCTGATCTATCCGCGCGGCCGGGTGCTGGGCGGCTGTTCCTCGATCAACGGCATGATCTACATGCGCGGCCAGGCGGCGGACTACGATCATTGGCGCCAGCTGGGCTGCACCGGCTGGTGCTGGGACGACGTGCTGCCGCTGTTCCGCGCGCAAGAGGACCATTATCACGGCGCCGACGACATGCATGGCGCCGGGGGCGAGCTGCGGGTGGAAACCGCCCGCGTCCGCTGGGCCGTGCTCGACGCCTTCATGGACGCGGCCGAGCAGGCCGGCATCCCGCGCACGCCGGACTTCAACCGCGGCGACAACGAGGGCGGCGGCTATTTCGACGTGACCCAGAAAGGTGGCTGGCGCTGGAGCACGGCGCGCGCCTTCCTGCGCCCGGCGCGAAACCGTCCGAACCTGCGCATCCTGACCGGGGCGCTGGTCGAGCGGCTGCTGATCGAGGCGGGCGAGGTCCGCGGTGTCGCCTTCCACCACCAGGGCCGACGCATCCAGGCCTCCGCGCAGCGCGAGACCGTGCTGGCGGCCGGCGCCATCGGCTCGGTCCAGATCCTGGAACATTCCGGCGTGGGGCGCGGCGCGGTGCTGCAAGCCGCCGGCATCGCGCCCCTGGCCGAGGTCGATGCCCTGGGCGAGAACCTGCAGGACCACCTGCAGCTACGCATGGTCTACAAGGTCTCGGGCGTGCCGACGCTGAACGAAAAGGCCTCGCACCTGATGGGCAAGGCGGCGATCGGGCTGGAATATCTGCTGAAACGCTCGGGGCCGATGTCGATGGCGCCCAGCCAGTTGGGCATCTTCACCCGCTCGGGGCCGGACAAGGCGACGGCGGATCTGGAATACCACGTCCAGCCGGTCAGTCTGGATAAGTTCGGCGACCCGGTGCACCCCTTCCCGGCCATGACCGCCAGCGTCTGCAACCTGCGGCCGGAAAGCCGCGGCTCGGTCCATGTCACCGGCCCGGATGTCCGCGCCCATCCGGCGATCCGGCCGAACTATCTGTCGGCCGCCGCCGACCGCGAGGTCGCCGTCCGCGCCATCCGCCTGACCCGCAAGATCGCCGCGCAGCCGGCCTTCAACCGCTTCGATCCCCAGGAATATCTGCCCGGCATCGCCTTCCAGACCGAGGACGATCTGGTCAAGGCCGCCGGCGCCATCGGCACCACCATCTTCCACCCGGTCGGCACCTGCCGGATGGGCGCCGACCCGGAATCGGTGGTCGATCCGCGGCTGCGGATGCGGGCGCTGGGGCGACTGCGCATCGCCGATGCCTCGATCATGCCGGTCATCACCAGCGGCAACACCAATGCGCCGGTGATGATGATCGCCGAAAAGGCCGCGCGGATGATGCTGGAGGACGCCCGCGGTTAG